The proteins below are encoded in one region of Streptomyces cyanogenus:
- a CDS encoding AraC family transcriptional regulator, with translation MSQIHAPVDLVCRPDSDFRAQQRVVQLGSALVWSSVWSPQTIRRTPRLIRQSDPEIIHLSLITKGTVGFRMGGPDALYGPYEFRTNDSSRPWEILLGPQGEGVDAVSVDVPRARLPLSSDDLNQVIGHRMTGQEGVGALLTAFVATLVDNPRSYAAADAPRLETVLLDLLAAVFANALDAIDRLPAESRRRTLTLRIQAFIRDHLHDPDLTPTAIAAAHHISTSYLHRLFQDRETTVSGWIRHLRLERAREQLADPARSDVPVHLVAVRAGFEHHPVFTRAFRSAYGLSPRDYRRRALLQEIGDGPAAD, from the coding sequence TTGTCCCAGATACACGCACCCGTAGACCTGGTCTGTCGTCCCGACTCCGACTTCCGCGCGCAGCAGCGCGTCGTCCAACTGGGGAGCGCGCTCGTGTGGTCCTCGGTCTGGTCGCCCCAGACCATCAGGCGGACACCGCGGCTCATCCGCCAATCCGACCCCGAGATCATCCACCTCTCGCTGATCACCAAGGGCACCGTGGGTTTCCGCATGGGCGGCCCGGACGCCCTGTACGGCCCTTACGAGTTCCGTACCAACGACTCCTCCCGCCCCTGGGAGATCCTCTTGGGCCCTCAGGGGGAAGGCGTGGACGCCGTGAGCGTCGACGTGCCCCGAGCGCGCCTGCCCCTGTCCTCGGACGATCTCAACCAGGTGATCGGTCACCGGATGACAGGACAGGAGGGCGTCGGGGCCCTGCTGACGGCCTTCGTCGCCACCTTGGTGGACAACCCGCGTTCGTACGCCGCCGCCGACGCACCCCGGCTGGAGACGGTCCTGCTCGACCTGCTCGCGGCCGTGTTCGCGAACGCGCTCGACGCCATCGACCGCCTCCCCGCCGAATCCCGGAGGCGGACCCTGACCCTGCGCATCCAGGCGTTCATCCGCGACCACCTGCACGACCCCGACCTGACGCCGACCGCCATTGCCGCCGCGCACCACATCTCGACCAGCTATCTCCACCGGCTGTTTCAGGACCGCGAGACCACGGTGTCCGGCTGGATCCGCCACCTGCGTCTGGAGCGTGCCCGCGAGCAGCTCGCCGATCCCGCCAGGAGCGACGTCCCGGTGCATCTCGTCGCCGTGCGCGCGGGCTTCGAGCACCATCCGGTCTTCACACGCGCGTTCCGCTCGGCCTACGGCCTGTCGCCCCGCGACTACCGCCGCCGTGCCCTGCTCCAGGAGATCGGCGACGGACCTGCAGCCGACTGA